The DNA window CGTCCGTTGGTCCCAGCAGCGAACAGGCGCCGATGACCAGGGCGGCCGCGGCAAGTCCAAACGCTCGGCGCATGAACCTCGAAGGCTATCACGGAATCTGCAGGAACAAGGGCCAGTCCCCCGCGGGAAGGAGGCGCTGGGCGGGCGTCGAATGCTACGCTTTGACGCCGGTCACCCCGAGTGCGCAGAACCACCTACACCGCGCGGACGTATCCTCGCCGGAGAACTAGCATGGGATCCAAGTCGTCAGCCTTCACGGTTCTGGTCTGCAGCCTCGTCTTCAACGCCACCACCGAGCGGTCTGCGCACGCTTGCGGCGCCCTGGTCTCGAACGACAAATCAGTGGTCGCGCAGAGCCAGCAGCGGGTCCTGATTTCGCTCCGCTCCGACGGCACGAGCAACGTCGTCGTGCAGCTCGGCGTCCCGGAAGCGAGCGCTCCTTTCGGCGCCCTGACGCCGGTCGCGGGGCTGCCGACACTCGATCCGTCGCCGGTCGACGTGGCGGAGATCGATGGCCTCGACCAGGCAACTCGGCCGCGAGTGAACGGCTCGGATTCGGGTTCGACCGACAGCGGCAGCTGTGGGTGCGGGTCGACCCCGACGGACGACCTGGCCGGCGGTGGCAAGAACCTCGGGGGCGGCGTTGGGGTCGTGCAGATCGTCGACATCGGTCCGGTCACCGCGGCAGCACTGAGCGCCGATTCGACGGCGGCTCTGACCGAGTGGCTGAGCGACAACGGCTTCGTGATCCCCACCGCAGATCAGGCCAGCGTCGATGCCTACGTGGGCCCCGGAAAGTACTTCGTGGCGTTCAAGCGCAGCGCCCAGGCAGAACCTGGCCCGAGCAGCGTCGGCGTGAGCTTTTCGGTCCCCGGTGATCAGCGCGGTTACCCGCTGCGGATCTCGCGAGTCGGCGCCGCCGCTCAGCTCGGGATCCAGGTCTTTGTCGCGGCACCGGAGGTCGTATCCCCAACCGGTTCGGCACCTGCGGGAAATTTCCTGACCCTGACTCTCGCGGACTTCTCGGCGTCCGCACTCTACGACGACTACACCCAGACGCTGTTCACGAAGATCGCCGAGATGGGGAGCAAGGCGTTCGTCATCGAGGGTGTCTTTGGCACCGGCTCGGGCTGGCGGCAGGGGCTCGGGCCGAAGCTCTCGGCCATCACCGAAACGACGCAGGTGTTGTCGCGCATGGCGACCGTGGTTGCGCCGTCGATGCTGACCGAGGACGTTTCGTTCTCCGGCAACGCGCCGACGTCGGTGCCACGAGAAGTGACCGCGCTGTTGCTCCCGATCGACGGGCCTGGACCGGGTGGTGGCCAGCACCGAGACCTCTATCTGGCAATGAGCGGGCTGTCGTTCGCGGCCTTCGGGCTGAGGCGCAAGCTTCGCCGGCTGCCACGGCGCTGAACCAACCTCCCGAGCTTGACGCGGCGCAAGGGCGGGCCCATCTTGGCCTGACCCCCGCCCCCCCCGAGGGGAGGGGTAAAGGAGCAGCCCATGATCAAGCTGAAGGTCACCGGAATGACCTGCGGACACTGCGAAATGGCCGTAAAGAAGGCGCTGGGACAGGTCCCCGGAGTGACCGCGGTCAGCAGCGTCGACCGCACCCGAGAGGAAGCCATCGTCGAGGGGGCCCCGGAGATCGGAGCCCTGATCTCCGCCATCGTCGAAGAGGGCTACTCCGCCGAGGCCGTGGCGTGAAGCACTGCGCCCACGGCCTCAAGCTCGATGGCGCGACGCGAGATGAAGCGCGACGTCGGCTGCTGTCGATCCGTGGGCATGTCGAAGGTGTGATGCGCATGCTCGAGGACGAATCGGTCTACTGCGTCGACGCGCTCAAACAGATCAAGGCCATCCACGGCGCGCTCGACAAAGTCGGTGGGATGGTGCTCGCCAGCCATCTGCGTGACCACGTGGTCACGGCAGCCGCGCGCGGCGATGCAGGCGAGATCGTCGACGAACTGATGGAGGTGCTGAAGTACCGCTGACGGCTTTGGCAAACGGCAACATGGTCCCAGCAAGAACTGCGAGCTCTCTGGCCGACGTCGGTGCTGACACCGACCCGAGCTCCGGCGCACCCGCGACCGCACATTTGGATCTCGGCGTAGGAGGAATGACCTGCGCCAGCTGCGTCGCTCGCGTCGAGCGCACGCTGAAAAAACAGCCGGGAGTGAAGGCGGCGAGCGTCAATCTGGGCACCGAAAAGGCCAGCATCGACTACCTGCCTGGCGCCGTGAGTCCGCAGCGACTGAAGGCGGCCATCGTCGACGCGGGCTACGTGGCCATCGATCTCGATACGGAGAAAGATTCGCTCGAGCGCGCCCAGGCAAGAGAACAAGCCGACCTCCGCCGCGACGTCATGCTGGGCGCAGCGCTCAGCGTGCCGCTGATGTTCGTGGCCATGCTGCCGATGCTCTCGCCGTCGGTCATGCACGCCATGCACCAGGTCCTTCCCCATCGCGGCTGGGGTTTCGTTCAGCTGGCCCTGGCGGCGCCGGTGCAGCTGTTCGTCGGCGCGCGTTTTTACCGCCAGGCCTTCGCGGAGCTCCGCCACCTGAGCCCGGGCATGAACACCCTGGTCATGCTGGGGTCGAGCGCCGCCTTCGGCTACTCGCTGCTCGCGCTGCTCACTCCCCGGATCTTCCCCGAAGGCACCGCGCATCTCTACTTCGAGGCCTCCTCGGTCATCATCACGCTGGTGCTGCTGGGCAAGTTGTTGGAGGCCCGTGCCAAGGGGCGAACGAGCGACGCGCTGAAGAAGCTGTTCGGCCTCGCGCCGAAGACGGCGCGTGTGCTGCGGGGAGAGTCGTCCGTCGAGCTCGCGATCGACGCTGTCGTCCCGGACGACCTGATCGAGGTCCGGCCGGGAGAGCGCATCCCCACCGACGGTGTGCTCACCGAAGGTTCGAGCTGGGTGGACGAGAGCATGATCACCGGCGAACCCCTGCCCGTCGAGAAGTCCGTCGGCGGTGAGGTCGTCGCCGGGACCGTCAACCACCGCGGTGCGTTCGTGTTCCGCGCGACGCGGGTCGGCCAGGACACCGTGCTGTCGCAGATCATTCGACTGGTCGAGCAGGCGCAAGGTGGCAAACCCCCCATCCAACGCCTGGCGGACCGCATCGCGCGGATCTTCGTGCCGCTGGTGATCGTGGCCGCAGCGCTCACGTTCTCGATCTGGTGGTTCTTCGGGCCAAGTCCGGCGCTGAGCCATGCGTTCGTCGCAGCAGTCAGCGTGCTGGTCATCGCCTGCCCGTGTGCGATGGGGCTCGCCACACCCACCGCCATCATGGTCGGCACGGGCAAGGCGGCGGAGCTCGGCATGCTGTTTCGAGAGGGCGCCGCGCTGGAGACGATGGCCCGACTCGACACCATCGTGCTCGACAAGACGGGTACCTTGACCAAGGGCCACCCCGAGCTGACCCACATCGCGCCGTACGGGGTGACGGAGACGGAATTGCTCCAGCTCGTCGCGGCCGCCGAGGACCGGAGTGAACACCCGCTTGCCCGTGCAGTCGTAGAAGCCGCCCGGACCCGGGGCATCAGCTTCGGACGAGCCGACTCGGTGCAGGCGGATCCTGGATTCGGCGTCGAAGCGATCGTCGCGGGACGCCGTGTCGCGGTCGGCGCCGAACGCCTGATGTCGAAGCTCGGCATCGACACCGAGCTGGGCCGAGCCGACGCCGCGCGCTTCGCCGTCGAGGGGCGTTCGCCGATCTTCGCCGCGTTCGACGGCAAGCTCGTGGCCACACTCGCCATCGCCGATCCGCTCAAGGAGGGCAGCCGTGCAGCCGTTCGAGAGCTCCACGCGCTCGGCCTTGGCGTCGCCATGTTGAGCGGCGACAACGGTCGCACCGCAGACGCCATCGCCAAAGAGGTCGGCATCGAGCGAGTGCTGGCGGAGGTGCTGCCCGGGGAAAAGGCCGCAGAGATCGCCCGGCTTCAGGCCGCGGGTCGGCGAGTGGCTTTTGTCGGCGACGGCATCAACGATGCGCCTGCGCTCGCGCGAGCCGACGTGGGCATTGCGATCGGGACGGGCACCGACATCGCGGTCGAAGCCGGCGACGTGATCCTGATGAGCGGCGATCTCCGCGGCATCGCCAGCGCGATTCGGCTATCCCGCCGCACACTGTCCACAATCCGTCTGAACTTCTTCTGGGCTTACGCCTACAACGTCGCCCTCATTCCGCTCGCCGCGGGCGCGCTCTACCCGCTCTTCCACCTGCTCTTGAGCCCCATGCTCGCGGCAGCCGCCATGAGCATCTCGAGTGTGTTCGTCGTCACGAACAGCCTCCGCTTGCGGCGCTTCGTGCCGACCGCACCGAGCGCTGGAACCGTGTGACGACGAGCGCCGCGTACCTCAGTCGAAGTCGAGCTCGGGGTAACGACGAAAGAGCCCGTCCTCGTTGAACGGAAGGCGACGCGGCGACGCCAGGTAGGCGGCGATACGCGGGCGCGCAGCGACCCGGTCCCGCAGGGCAATCAAACCTGGAACGGTCGGCCCGATGCGGCTCATCGCCTTCGGAAACGCGTACTCGAGCCCGCAGACGAGCTGAAACAGCGACAGGTCGACGTACGACAGCTCGCCTCCCACCAGCCACTGTCCGCCGCGCTGGGTGCCGCGCATGAGCACTCGTTCGAAGTAGCCCAGCAGCTTCGGCAGCCTCTCACGCAGAAAACTCTGCGTTCTGCGGGCGGCCTCGGGCTTCTGATCTTCGTAATAGAGACCGGACCCGATGGGGTGATGGGTATCGTGCACCTCGCCCACGACGTCCGCGAGCGTCAGCTGCAGCTGATTGACGAACAGCCGACCTGCCTCGTCGCTGGGACTGAGTTGATGCCGTGGCCCGAGGTAGAGAAGGATGTTCGCGGTCTGTGCGATCAACAACGGACCGTGGCGCAACACCGGCGGCGCGAACGGCAGCGCCGCCTCCGTTTCACTGCGCAAGAGCGCGATCAGGGCCGGGACACCGCCCCCCTCGTCGGCCGGCCGACGCGCGACGTCTTCGTACGGAGCCCCAGCCTCCTCGAGGCTCAGGCGCACGAACTCCCCGCGCCCCTGGATCGATGGCCAATAGTAGAGCTGATAGGTCATGACCGACGCGAAGCCTCCGCGCTCAAGTTAGCGTGTTCACCCGACCGAGCGAAGACTAGAGACACGTGCAACCGGGTGGTAGGCTCCCGCGCCCGCCCCGACTCATGCACTCCGAAATCGCCTTCGTTGCCCTGTTCGGCGTCGCGGCCGCCGTCGCGCTGATGGCCCGCCGACTCCGTGTTCCGTACACGGTCGCGCTGGTCACGGCCGGACTCTTGCTCGGCCACACCAGCACGCTCGCGGCCCCACATCTGACGAAGGGCCTGCTCTACGCCATCTTTCTTCCGGGCCTGCTGTTCGAGGCCGCATTTCACCTGGAGTTCTCCGACTTCTGGCGCAACAAGCTGGCGATTCACTCGCTGGCCATCCCGGGGCTCCTGGTGGCCATCGCCCTCACAGCCGGGATCCTGACGCCGGTCGCCAGCGCCCTGCACTTCGTCGAAGGGTTCTCCTTCATCGACGGGTTGGTGTTTGCCTCGCTGATCGCCGCGACGGATCCGATCGCGGTCGTCGCGCTGTTCAAGACGATGGGCGTCCCCCGGCGCCTCAATGTGCTGGTCGAAGGCGAGAGTCTGCTCAACGACGGCACGGCGGTGGTGGTCTTTGCGCTGGTGCTGTCGTTCGCCCTGGGTGAGCCATTCAGTCCGTCGGGAGCGGTCTTCCAGTTCGTGAAGGTGGTGGGCCTCGGCATCTTCGTGGGCGCCGGTATCGGCTACGGGATTTCGAAGGTCATTCAGCGCGTCGATGACCCGATGATCGAGATCACGCTGACCACCCTCGCGGCCTACGGCTCCTTCATGCTCGCCGAGCACTTCCACGTCTCGGGTGTGATCGCGACGGTCGTCGCGGGCATGCTGTGCGGCAACTACGCGGCGCGCACCGGCATGAGCCCGACGACCCGCATCGCGGTGGAGAGTTTCTGGGAGTACGTCGCGTTTGCGCTGAACTCCATCGTGTTCCTGCTGGTCGGACTCGAAGTGCACATCGACTCGCTGCTGGCGTCGTGGAAGGCCATCGTCGCGGCCTGGCTCGCCGTCACGCTGGGGCGAGCCATCGTGATCGGCCTCGTGACGGCGCTCTTGTCCCGGACCAAGGAGCGCATCCCGGCGCGCTGGGCCATGGTCCTGACCTGGGGCGGCCTGCGCGGCGCGCTCTCCATGGTGCTGGTGCTGGCACTGCCGCTGACGTTCCCGCACCGCGAGCTGCTCGTGAACATGACCTTCGGCGTCGTGCTCCTGTCGATCCTCGTGCAGGGGATCTCGATGTCCCAGATCCTCACCCGCCTCGGTGTCGCAGGCACCCGCGCCGACCGCCACGAGTACGAGACGCGACGAGGGGCCCTGCTAGCTGCGAAGGCCGCGCTGACGGGCATCGAGCAGATGCGCGGCGCCGGGTCGTCCTCCACGGAGGTATTGGACCCGTTGGCGGAGGAGTACGAGAAACGCGTGGCATTGGCGGCGGAGCGTGTGCAAGAGCTTCGGCTCGAGCACAGCACGGTGCACGCCGAAGAGGTCGAGGCCGCCCGGCGGCACCTGCTCCTGGTGGAGAAGGACGAGCTCATGCGCGGGCGTAGAGAGGGGATCTTGAGCAGCGAAGCGTTCGACCGACTGGTCGTGGACGTCGACGCGCGACTTCACGAGCTCGACGACGACGACTGACGCTCGCACCTGCCCGTCAGTCGTCGGCTTTGGCTCGGCGGGCTGGAGCGCCGAACGTCAGGTCAAGCCCCCTTGTTCAGAGCGTCACGAATCTCGGTGAGGAGCTCCACTTCTTTGCTGGGCGCCTCGGGCGCGGGAGCCGCTTCCTCCTTGCGCTTCAGCTTGTTCATCGCTCGGATGGCCATGAAAATTACGAACGCGACGATGAGGAAATCGAAGACCGTCTGCAGGAAGCTGCCGTACTTGAGCGCCACCGCCGGTTTGTCCCCGACGGCGTCGCGCAAGGTGAGCTGAAGCGCAGTGAAGTTGACGCCTCCGATCGCGAGCCCGATCGGGGGCATCACCACATCGGCAACGAACGACGTGACGATCTTGCCGAACGACGCTCCAATGATGACACCTACCGCCAAGTCTACGACGTTGCCCTTGACTGCAAACTCTTTGAACTCGCTCAACATGCTCATGTGACTTCTCCGGTCGCTTCTGACGAGCAGCTCCAGCCAACTCTCGGCCTCCGTGCCGAGGAATGACCGGAAGCGCTAGCGCCACTCGGCGCCGGGACGATACGCCAGCGAGCGCAGAACACCATGTGAGTCCGGCCGCACCGGTCGCGAAACGCCCGCGAGGACGCCGGGGAAGCGCCCCGTGAGCACTGGCTCACAGCGCGTAGCGCACGAAGAACTGCGCCTGACTGGCGATGTCGAACTGCATCTCGGCCTCGGTGGACCCCTGGCCCGTCAGCGCCGCTTCGGAGGACGCCCCGTACAAGCTGCCGCCGTCGCGGGTGCTGGCGAAGGTCGGCCGGGTCGTTGCCAGCATACGCACCGTCGCGCCGAGCTTCAGCTCCCGAGTCACGTTGAGATCGCCACCGAGCCCGATGTAGCCCATCGGGTAGACCGCATCGACCTTGCCGGCAGGCATCTGCACGCGCGTGTACTCGGCACCACCGCCCACGACGACGAACGGTGTGATGAAGAGGTCCGGGAGCATGCGCAGACCCACGCCTGTGAGGGCATGGGTGCTCGTGCGATCCAGGCCCTGGCTCACGACCGCGGGAGTGGCAGCGTAGAAGTCCGCGGAGAGCTCACCGTACAGATACTTGTTCACATCCAGCGTACCGAAGACTCCGAACCCGTTCATGCGACACGCATCCCAGGCCACTCCGCCGTCCGGATCACGGAAACCATAACCGCCGATGCGCGCCCCAAAACCAGGCCGCCACGCCTCACTGTCGGCGCGGCGTGCGCGCGGGTCCCGCCGAGGTCCGGTGTCGCCATCGGCGGTCGGGTCGTTGGTGCCAAAGATGGGATCGGCCTGTGCCGCACTGCCCAGACTCGATATCAAGGCCACCACCAACCAACACGAACTTGTTCTCATCTGCACCTCCACGCGAATCGTCAGCAACCAGCATGCCGCGCGACGCGCGAGAGCTTTGTCGCCGCAACACCAGGCAAGCGAGACGAGCGCGCGAACTGCCGGATACCCTGCTCCGTGCACGCGAATTCACGCCGCGACGCGCACCGATCGTGTTTCGAATGCGCGCGAATCACCGCGCAACGAAGCGCGAATTGGGACAAAGATACTGCCTTCAGCTCCGAGTCCTCGTCGCCCTGGCCGTCGCCCTCGCGGGTTGCTCGAGCACGAGCCCGCGGGATGAAGAGGGACGAGCCCCGGTGGGTGAGCTGGGCATGAACGACGTCTCGATGCTGTTTCCGTTGCCTGCCCCCGGTCACCTGGACGAGCTGTGGAGCGCGAACACCGTCGGCAGGTTCGGCGCGCTCTTGCCGGTGTCCGTGTTCAGTCAAGCGCCGTGTCTGACGCCGGGCTGCGAGCAAGACTCCGACTACGACCGCCTGCGCGTCGTCGCCGCGCGGGTCGACCCGTGTTTCCCCTCGCTCACGCTTGCGCCGTCCCCGGCTTGCCGCTTCCAGGTGCGACTCGTGCTGCAACCCGTCGACGAGAGCCCGGGGCAGGTCGTCACAGAGGACACCGCCATACATCTATTTTACGATCTGCCGGTCGGTGACTTCGTGAGCTTGATCGCCGACCTGCTCGCCGCGCAGCGCGGTTCGCTGCCACTCGCAGCCGATCAACCGTTGGGGCCGCACCCCACACTGCTCGCGGAGGGCCTCTCGGGGGCCTATTCAGTCGGCTTGAAGGGCGCGCTGTCCGCGGTCATCGGCGCCGACCGCCTCACTCGCGTGACCTTCATGCGGCGGGGGACTGCCGCCGATTCGTGGACCTTCGCTGGCTACGACCTCGTCCACGGCGCCGTGATACCGGTGGCCATCCTGGATCCGAAGGTCACCGAGCAGTCCTTCGTGAACGACGTCGCGGCGGGCGCGCTCGGATTTGCGGCCAGGCTGGAGCCCGCGAACTTGCCCACACCCGAGGATCTGGGCCCTGTCTTCGACTCAGTGAGCGCCAAACAGCTCGACGACGACTCACTCTGGCCGAGCTACGAAGCGGCGTTGCGCATCGAGAACCCGGAGCTTCATTCACCTGCCAGCGTGGACTGCGTGAGCTGCCACGCCGCGCAGCCTGCGCGCTTCTGGATGGAACGGAACACGGCGCTCGGGAACCGCTTCAGCGCGTCGCGCTACACGTCGACGCAACCGCTCGAGGTGGTCAGCGCCATCGACGACACCACCCGAGTGCTGCGAGCCTTCGGCTGGTTTCAGGCGCGACCGGCCATCAGCGCGCGCGTGGTCAACGAGAGCGCTGCGGTGGTCGCCTACCTGAATCAGCGTCTACTCCAGTGAGCTCGGGTCAAGCCGGAGCTTCGGCGTCGATGACCGCGCGCACTGACCGCGCCAGTGCGTGTGCGGTGAATGGCTTGGCCAGAAACTGCGTGCCAGGGTCCAGCACGTTGTTGTGAACGATCGCGTTGTTCGTGAACCCCGACATGAACAGCACGCGCACTGCCGGTCGACTGGTCTGCAGGCGTTCCGCCAGCGCCTTCCCGCTCAAACGAGGCATGACGACATCCGTCAAGAGCAGATGAATGGGCCCCGCATGGCCCCGGGCGACGCTCAGCGCGTCCTGGCCGTCTTTGGCTGTCAAGACCTCGTAGCCACGTTCAGCCAGGATCCGGGCGGCGAGCTTGCGCACGTCGTCCTCGTCCTCGACCAAGAGGATCGTCTCTCCAGCCCTGGCCCTTTCGGTCTCGGGAGAGTGTTCCACGATGGCGGGCGAAACCGCGTCGTCCGGTGCCCGCGGGAGGTAGATCTTGAAGGTCGTGCCGTGGCCCAGCTCGCTGTAGACCCAGATGTGTCCGCCGCTCTGGCGGACGATGCCGTACACCGTGGCCAGACCGAGGCCCGTGCCTCTGCCCTTCTCCTTGGTGGTGAAGAATGGCTCGAACAGCCGGGTGCGCGTCTCTTCCGTCATGCCTTCGCCGCTGTCGGTGACCGTGATGCGCACGTAAGGACCGGCGATGACCTCGTGATGGGAGCGGACGTACTCGTCGCCCAGCTCGACGTTGGCCGTCTCGAGCGTCAGGCGGCCCCCGGACGGCATGGCGTCCCGGGCGTTGACGACCAGGTTGGCGAGCACCTGTTCGACCTGACTCGGATCGACCAAGACTGCCGCGAGATCCGGCTCGAGATCGACCTCGAGCTCGATGTGCTCGCCGATCAAGCGCGCGAGAAACTCGCTCATCTCGCTGACGATCGCGTTCAGCTGGCAGACGACGGGGCGGATCATCTGCCGCCGGCTGAAGGCCAATAGCTGTGAGGTCAACCTCGCAGCCCGCTCCGAAGCCCCGCGGATCTGCAAGAGGTCATCCCGAAGTGGTGCGCCCTCCGGCAGCTCGGCGAGTGCGAGCTCGGCCGAGACGGAGATGACGGTGAGCACGTTGTTGAAGTCGTGGGCCACGCCGCCGGCCAAGCGCGCCACGGCCTCGAGCTTCTGCGCGTGCTGGAGCTGGGTCTCGAGCTCACGCTCCCGGCTGACGTCGGTGGCAACGGCGAGGAAGACCGGCGGGTCCTCCCCCGAGATGGTGGAGAGCCGCAGACAGACCGGGAAACGCGACCCGTCACGACGCTGATATTCGGTGTTCAGCGTCTGGGACTCGGCGCTACCCGTCATGAGCTGGGTGATGCGGTGACGCAGTTCAGCGGCGTCCAGTCCCGGTGCAAGGTCAGTCAGAGTGCGGCGAGACAGCTCCTCTTCCCCGTAACCGAGCTTCTCCTGGGTCGCCTTGTTGCTGAGCACGTGCGCGAGGGTCTCGGCTTCGAACACGTCTACTTGCTCGCCGGCTTGATCGAGCAAGTGAGCGAGGCGAGCTGCCCGGCGGTCGGACGCTTCCGCGTTCGATTGGAGCTGCCGCGCCTTCGCTTCGAGCCGGTGCCGCTCGAGCTCGACGCGAAGCCCAGCGGTTCGCTTTCGCTCGCCGACCGCCACCAGCGCGAGCGAGAGCCCCAGCCAGAGTGCCGCCGCGAGCCCACCCTCGGTCTTCAGGCGCTGCTCGACCGGGGCGAAGGCCTCGGCGCGATCGACCTTGCGCACGATACCCCAGCCTGTCTCGTGGTTGAAGGAGGTCGCGGAGAGCACACGCGTGCCGGAGTAGTCCAGTCCTTCGGCGAATCCGCCGCGGCCCATGAGTGCATTCTGCATCGGAGTGTCGCCGGAGCCTTGGACCGGAAATCGGTGAAACCAATCCGGGTCGGCCCGCTTGAGCTCCGTGAAACACAGGATCTGGTCGCCCTCCTGCACCCCGATCACTGTCTCTCCGGTGCGAGTACCGGCGGTCTCCTGAGTGACGAGCTTGAAGAGCGTCTGCTGCGGTCGTGTGCTCAGGACCACAGCGAAGCGCTCAGCCCCCGCGCCGACCGGATGAGCCACCACGATCGCAAGATTCCGCGGCGAGGTGCCGTCGATGCCCGGGAGGGTCGTCCCGGTCGCGAGGGCACGTTGCACGACGGCGCGCACGACATCCGACGGCGGTGTGGCGCCCGCCGTCGCGGCGTGAAGCTGACCCGCTGCGCCGAAAACCGCGGCCCACTCGTAGGCAAAGACCGAGCGAGTGCGCTCCAAGCTTTCCACCAGCGCCGCCCGCGCTGCCGACTCCGCGGGCGCCCGGACGAACTCCTTCAAGGCCACGCCGCGAGCCAGGAGCTCGGCGTCACCGTGACGCTCACGCCACCACAGGCCTACCGCGGCCCCCTTGACCTTGACCACCTGCTCGGTGCGCGCCTGCCAGTATTCGAGGGCGTTGTCGCGCGCGGAGCCAACCCGCCAGAACATCAGGCCGAGAAGGGGCGCCCCAATCACGAGGAGCCAGAGGATTGCTCGGTTGCGGAGGTTCATGGTCCTTCCCCCCTGGGCACCACGACGGCCGCTGGAAGCAGCGGCTCGCACGCGGCGTCCTGCCTGGGTCTCGACCCTAGCATCCGACGAGCGAATGCAAAGCTCCGGCGGCAAGCCCACGCCCCATCGCTTCCGAGCCGTCCCCCGACGCGCACTATTTGGTTATCCTGCCTGAGTGGATTCGGAGCGTTTTCATCCGCCGCCCACGCCGCCGCCGGTGCCGCTGCCGCGTGAGGCCCCGAGCTCCGGCCTCCGCCTGCTCGGGATCGCACAGTGTGCTCTGGGAGTGTTCGGTCTGTCAGCCGCGCCACTCACGCTGATCACTCGCTTCGTCGCCCGCGATCCGGGTTCGCTCCGCGTACAAGAGCTGCTCTGGGAAGGCTTCCTCGGGGCCTGGATGTACGCGTCGCTGGCGCTTGGTACCCTCGCTGCGATCTTGCTGATTGCCGCAGGCGTCGGAGTGGTGCGCGGGCGCCGCTGGGGTCGGAGCCTCACGCTCTGGCACGCAGGCATCTCGGTCGCGCTGATGGTGCTCGGACAGCTCGTCTCCGTCCTGTTCCTGTATCCCGCTCTCTGGCAGCTCGGGCAGGGCGGCACGGCCGCGGAGCGCGGCGGCGCCATCGGCGGCGTGGTGGGCGGCCTGTTCGGGGGTCTGTTTGCCCTTGTCTTGCCCGTCCTGGAATTGATCGTGATGACCCGGCCACACGTCCGCGATTTCTTCGCGCAGGCGGAGAGTTGACCCGCGAGGTTTCGGTGAGCGAGAGCCGCGCGGAGCCACGCGCATCGAGAAAGCTGGCGCTCGGCGCGGGGCTGATCGCGACGCTGATGCTGCTCGGGCTGCTGCTGCAACGGGCGCGAGCGCCGGACCCAACGAACGTTCCCTTGGGGATCGCGGGCGCCAAGCTCGGGAGCAGACTCTCCGATGTGCGCGGCGCACTTCCGAACCTGGTTCCATCCGGCGAGTCCTCG is part of the Myxococcales bacterium genome and encodes:
- a CDS encoding response regulator encodes the protein MNLRNRAILWLLVIGAPLLGLMFWRVGSARDNALEYWQARTEQVVKVKGAAVGLWWRERHGDAELLARGVALKEFVRAPAESAARAALVESLERTRSVFAYEWAAVFGAAGQLHAATAGATPPSDVVRAVVQRALATGTTLPGIDGTSPRNLAIVVAHPVGAGAERFAVVLSTRPQQTLFKLVTQETAGTRTGETVIGVQEGDQILCFTELKRADPDWFHRFPVQGSGDTPMQNALMGRGGFAEGLDYSGTRVLSATSFNHETGWGIVRKVDRAEAFAPVEQRLKTEGGLAAALWLGLSLALVAVGERKRTAGLRVELERHRLEAKARQLQSNAEASDRRAARLAHLLDQAGEQVDVFEAETLAHVLSNKATQEKLGYGEEELSRRTLTDLAPGLDAAELRHRITQLMTGSAESQTLNTEYQRRDGSRFPVCLRLSTISGEDPPVFLAVATDVSRERELETQLQHAQKLEAVARLAGGVAHDFNNVLTVISVSAELALAELPEGAPLRDDLLQIRGASERAARLTSQLLAFSRRQMIRPVVCQLNAIVSEMSEFLARLIGEHIELEVDLEPDLAAVLVDPSQVEQVLANLVVNARDAMPSGGRLTLETANVELGDEYVRSHHEVIAGPYVRITVTDSGEGMTEETRTRLFEPFFTTKEKGRGTGLGLATVYGIVRQSGGHIWVYSELGHGTTFKIYLPRAPDDAVSPAIVEHSPETERARAGETILLVEDEDDVRKLAARILAERGYEVLTAKDGQDALSVARGHAGPIHLLLTDVVMPRLSGKALAERLQTSRPAVRVLFMSGFTNNAIVHNNVLDPGTQFLAKPFTAHALARSVRAVIDAEAPA